One Psychrosphaera aestuarii DNA window includes the following coding sequences:
- a CDS encoding bifunctional diguanylate cyclase/phosphodiesterase, producing MLVFLKFRSISFKLGFAVLTVTISILLILFLMFFKAEKKHLTDNAILKRELILAGQVSKIEGRFRTIIDSLNDVRFLLQSKKNVTSDEIKNTITTPPFQEGIVFFVSTNGKLVSSDQEWSSEQEGLLTFSENQYSNFSKVLNREGSSQGGWSSIYLDESLKQYVITYTAPLYNQAEFIGTLGLLITIDPIINEATSAINGVDVFIHNSVGDLIYHPDYGFKFIRESDNYGKGFSTQGYLTAGLASYIKQNLQGLNPQYFTERQNRFLVNSATLQSIDWTFVSYQNENDVLKELKQKVLHYFLVSVALIIFSLLVVALSVKTFLTKEIAQITAMIKSNNLLSALKKRRKIDDEFSLLVDASASQFEKLQSEIVQSTKKAQELEDKFLESRGLAQAISYSDSAVMTMDLDFNIIFVDVKTLHLLGIERDAMVGHYYFDFVHPHMAFMREQIRNEIRRKQSWRGELALLGANTDAEVWSNCTISPMRDDDSKVFRYVISLQDISSIKDTQSKIERLAYSDDLTGLSNRTFFVAQLEKLVEISKRGRYDFALVYFDIDDFKKVNDLFGHEVGDLLLKEFSLRLQQEIRNEDTLARMSGDEFAMLLGGIKSEQDVIVKVNSIINAASQPFMIKEHVITSGVSIGLTMSQTDTQDPELLLQHADLAMHEAKSLGKNTYHFYSKALNDTTRLRIQMENALSKAIENDELELYFQPKVNCQTSQLVGFEALLRWHNQELGYVSPEHFIPLAEQSNLILNIGHWVIQQAVAFVSQLHNKVAVSINLSAKQFESGNVINEIKEALDRYSISPNLIEVEITESSLMRDVEDAIRQLYSIKALGVGISIDDFGTGYSSLSYIKRFPVETLKIDRSFIKDIPDDENDMEITAAIIAMAQKLGLKVIAEGAETKEQVKYLADNGCDLIQGYFYSKPLSAAKALIWQPTQHKF from the coding sequence TTGTTAGTATTTTTGAAGTTTAGAAGCATCAGTTTTAAACTGGGTTTCGCGGTTTTAACAGTAACTATAAGCATTTTATTGATACTGTTTTTAATGTTTTTTAAAGCAGAAAAAAAGCACCTGACTGATAACGCAATATTAAAACGTGAGTTAATCTTGGCCGGTCAGGTATCAAAAATAGAAGGACGCTTTAGGACTATCATTGATTCTCTCAACGACGTTCGTTTTTTGTTGCAATCGAAAAAGAACGTAACTTCAGACGAGATCAAAAACACAATCACTACGCCTCCATTTCAAGAAGGTATTGTATTTTTTGTTAGCACAAACGGTAAGCTGGTTAGTTCAGATCAGGAATGGTCTTCGGAGCAAGAAGGCCTTTTAACATTTAGCGAAAATCAATACTCTAATTTCAGCAAAGTGCTAAATAGAGAAGGTTCATCACAAGGGGGATGGTCCTCTATTTACCTTGACGAGAGCCTTAAACAGTATGTAATTACTTACACTGCGCCACTATACAATCAAGCAGAATTCATAGGCACATTAGGTTTGTTGATAACAATTGATCCAATTATTAACGAGGCTACAAGCGCAATCAATGGGGTTGATGTTTTTATTCACAATAGCGTCGGCGACTTAATTTATCATCCAGACTACGGCTTTAAGTTTATTCGTGAAAGTGATAATTATGGAAAAGGTTTTTCTACACAAGGATACTTAACTGCCGGGCTAGCGTCATATATAAAGCAAAATCTACAAGGATTAAATCCTCAATATTTTACAGAAAGACAAAATCGATTTTTGGTTAATAGCGCCACGTTACAAAGTATTGACTGGACTTTTGTGAGTTACCAAAATGAAAATGATGTTTTAAAAGAACTTAAGCAAAAGGTTTTGCATTATTTTCTAGTAAGCGTCGCTTTGATTATTTTTTCATTACTAGTGGTCGCCTTGTCCGTAAAGACATTTCTAACGAAAGAAATCGCCCAAATTACGGCAATGATTAAAAGTAATAATTTATTATCGGCATTAAAAAAGCGTCGTAAAATTGATGATGAGTTTTCCCTCCTGGTCGACGCGTCTGCGTCTCAATTCGAGAAGTTACAATCTGAAATAGTCCAATCAACTAAAAAAGCTCAAGAACTAGAAGATAAGTTTCTAGAAAGTCGGGGACTAGCTCAAGCAATTAGTTATTCAGACAGCGCAGTGATGACTATGGACCTAGACTTTAATATTATTTTTGTCGACGTCAAAACCCTTCATTTGCTTGGTATAGAGCGAGACGCCATGGTTGGACATTATTATTTTGATTTCGTGCACCCGCATATGGCATTTATGCGTGAACAAATTAGAAATGAAATACGTCGTAAGCAAAGTTGGCGCGGAGAATTGGCATTGTTGGGGGCTAATACTGATGCAGAAGTATGGAGTAACTGTACAATTTCACCTATGCGTGACGATGATAGCAAGGTATTTCGCTACGTGATCTCGTTACAAGATATCTCGTCAATAAAAGACACACAGAGCAAAATAGAACGTTTAGCTTATTCGGATGATTTAACGGGTCTTTCAAATAGAACTTTTTTTGTAGCTCAACTCGAAAAGTTAGTTGAGATCAGTAAACGAGGACGTTATGACTTCGCTTTGGTCTATTTCGATATTGATGACTTTAAAAAGGTGAACGATTTATTTGGCCATGAAGTAGGTGATCTACTATTGAAAGAGTTTTCGTTAAGGTTACAACAAGAAATTAGAAATGAAGACACACTGGCTAGAATGAGTGGTGATGAGTTTGCCATGTTATTAGGTGGCATTAAGTCTGAGCAAGATGTCATAGTAAAAGTGAACTCAATAATTAACGCAGCTAGTCAACCGTTTATGATTAAAGAGCATGTAATTACGTCTGGCGTTAGCATTGGTTTGACCATGTCACAAACGGATACTCAAGATCCGGAGCTGTTGTTACAACATGCTGACTTAGCTATGCATGAAGCAAAATCACTTGGCAAGAATACATACCACTTTTATAGCAAAGCATTAAATGATACGACACGTCTTCGAATTCAAATGGAAAATGCGTTGTCGAAAGCGATTGAGAATGATGAGTTGGAGCTGTATTTTCAACCTAAAGTTAACTGCCAAACTTCGCAATTAGTTGGCTTTGAGGCATTGTTACGTTGGCACAATCAGGAACTTGGTTATGTTTCTCCAGAACACTTCATTCCTCTTGCGGAACAAAGTAATTTAATTTTAAACATAGGGCACTGGGTCATTCAGCAAGCGGTTGCATTTGTTAGTCAGCTACATAATAAGGTGGCTGTTTCAATTAATCTAAGCGCTAAGCAGTTTGAGTCTGGCAACGTTATAAATGAAATTAAAGAGGCACTGGATCGGTACAGCATAAGCCCAAATTTAATTGAAGTTGAAATTACCGAGTCAAGCTTAATGAGAGATGTTGAGGATGCGATTCGCCAGTTATACAGTATAAAAGCTTTAGGTGTTGGTATATCTATAGATGATTTTGGTACTGGTTATTCTTCGCTTTCATACATTAAACGGTTCCCAGTCGAAACGCTTAAAATAGACAGATCGTTTATTAAAGATATTCCAGATGATGAAAACGACATGGAAATTACCGCCGCCATCATTGCAATGGCACAAAAGCTTGGCCTCAAGGTCATTGCCGAGGGCGCTGAAACCAAAGAGCAGGTAAAATATTTAGCAGATAATGGTTGTGATTTAATTCAAGGTTACTTCTATAGTAAGCCATTATCGGCTGCCAAGGCGCTTATTTGGCAGCCGACGCAACACAAATTTTAA
- a CDS encoding BatD family protein, translated as MVSHSNVSISSLLIRAFVAFALFISLQTSAATTLTASVDRNPVMERESFVLKIEVNDSVNTNDLDLSQLQKTGFIVGRTATGSQTQIINGTIQKSTTWSVVLVAKSAGNYTIPSFSVQGASSQPINVEVVKTSTANNTRNESIFIQNNIETNELYVQQSIKLTTKLFISPQVDLQSGSLSEPKLEGAFIQQQGKDKDTSEIVNGIRYRVIERIYTITPQSSGKFSLESPTFNGDVITNSRRRSSFSSFTQSKPVTAFGEDFSIDVKPIPTNYTGVWLPSSIVQLNEEWSPNKATFEVGEPITRTITLTALNVNEEQLPEIKGNYPSNVKVYPDQSSTYSAVRQNALVSQRTNIEAIVANAPGTYTFPEIKINWFNTKTKRQEVAILPAKIIKVTGNSTVSVPLDTAPSDAMPSSSGDKVNECQCEQAATRLNEHNNELSHWLILLSGWMAFILSVIVSLYYRRKKGSHSHADKNNSEVASSVSNFDMKAFKRACLSHQKHVVSNFLNQWITIQFAGCTSYDEAKPLMSRELVEAIDELNEARFSNTKKDWKGETLWQAIKSAGVSSEESDLNSELPPLN; from the coding sequence GTGGTAAGCCATTCAAATGTATCGATATCAAGTTTGTTAATTAGAGCGTTTGTTGCTTTTGCCCTTTTTATTAGTTTACAAACATCTGCAGCAACAACTTTGACCGCAAGTGTTGATAGAAACCCAGTGATGGAACGAGAGTCCTTTGTATTAAAAATTGAAGTTAATGACTCGGTAAACACTAACGATCTAGATTTATCTCAACTTCAAAAAACAGGTTTTATCGTTGGGCGAACAGCCACTGGCTCTCAAACTCAAATCATTAATGGTACGATACAAAAGAGTACAACTTGGAGTGTCGTTTTAGTGGCAAAGTCCGCTGGCAATTACACTATCCCTTCATTTTCAGTGCAGGGCGCGAGTAGCCAACCAATAAATGTTGAGGTAGTAAAAACATCGACTGCTAACAATACTCGCAATGAAAGTATTTTTATTCAAAACAATATTGAAACCAATGAACTCTACGTTCAACAATCTATAAAATTAACCACTAAACTATTCATTTCGCCGCAAGTTGACTTACAAAGTGGTAGCTTATCCGAGCCAAAACTAGAAGGTGCATTTATTCAACAACAAGGCAAAGACAAAGATACAAGCGAAATAGTGAACGGTATACGATATCGAGTCATTGAGCGAATTTACACTATTACACCTCAATCTAGTGGCAAGTTCTCTCTAGAGTCACCTACATTTAATGGTGATGTTATAACGAATTCCCGACGACGCTCTAGCTTTTCAAGTTTTACACAAAGCAAACCTGTTACTGCTTTTGGTGAAGACTTTAGTATTGATGTAAAGCCCATTCCGACGAACTACACTGGTGTTTGGTTACCAAGCTCCATTGTACAGCTAAATGAAGAGTGGTCACCAAACAAAGCAACCTTTGAAGTAGGTGAGCCTATTACCCGAACCATTACGCTAACGGCACTGAATGTAAACGAAGAACAATTACCTGAAATTAAAGGAAATTACCCTAGCAATGTAAAAGTGTATCCAGATCAGTCTTCAACATACTCTGCAGTAAGACAAAATGCTTTGGTATCACAGCGAACAAACATAGAGGCAATTGTAGCGAATGCGCCCGGTACTTATACCTTCCCTGAAATCAAAATTAATTGGTTTAATACCAAAACTAAGCGTCAAGAAGTCGCAATACTGCCCGCAAAGATCATTAAGGTAACAGGAAATAGCACTGTCTCTGTGCCCTTAGATACCGCGCCAAGTGATGCTATGCCCTCTAGCTCCGGCGACAAGGTCAATGAATGTCAATGTGAACAAGCTGCAACGCGTCTAAATGAGCATAATAATGAATTGAGTCATTGGTTAATATTACTAAGCGGTTGGATGGCGTTTATATTAAGCGTGATCGTCTCCCTATATTATCGACGAAAAAAAGGCTCTCACTCACACGCTGATAAAAACAATAGCGAAGTGGCTTCCTCTGTAAGTAATTTTGATATGAAGGCCTTCAAACGAGCGTGTCTAAGCCATCAAAAACACGTCGTCAGTAACTTTCTTAATCAATGGATTACCATTCAATTTGCTGGCTGTACGTCTTATGATGAAGCAAAACCTTTGATGAGCAGAGAGTTAGTAGAGGCTATAGATGAGTTAAATGAAGCTCGTTTTAGCAATACTAAGAAAGATTGGAAAGGCGAAACATTATGGCAGGCAATAAAATCTGCTGGAGTGTCTTCTGAAGAGTCTGATCTAAATTCTGAGCTTCCCCCTCTAAATTAA